In the Thermodesulfovibrio yellowstonii DSM 11347 genome, one interval contains:
- a CDS encoding OmpH family outer membrane protein, whose product MKRILFVVFIMVFALSFVSLAHADLKIGVVDLYRVLNESEEGKKSVNELQSMLESRQKTLEEKQKKIQSLKEELEKKRSVLSEDARKAKEEEIERLGRDFQRTAADYQVELQKKQNEITQSMLKEIRQLINDFAQKEGYNLIFEKAEQIILFATPEVDITDKIISLFNQKTSQQKGKK is encoded by the coding sequence ATGAAAAGAATTCTATTTGTAGTATTTATTATGGTTTTTGCACTATCCTTTGTTTCACTTGCCCATGCAGACTTAAAAATTGGAGTAGTTGATCTTTACAGAGTTCTGAATGAATCAGAAGAAGGAAAGAAATCTGTAAATGAACTGCAGAGTATGCTTGAGTCAAGGCAAAAAACTCTTGAAGAAAAACAGAAAAAAATTCAGAGTTTAAAAGAAGAACTTGAAAAAAAACGCTCTGTTTTAAGTGAGGATGCAAGAAAAGCAAAGGAAGAAGAGATTGAACGTTTAGGAAGAGATTTTCAAAGAACTGCAGCAGATTATCAAGTAGAACTTCAGAAAAAACAAAATGAAATTACTCAAAGCATGCTTAAAGAAATAAGACAATTAATAAATGATTTTGCTCAGAAAGAAGGTTATAATCTAATATTTGAGAAAGCTGAGCAGATTATTCTTTTTGCAACTCCTGAAGTAGATATTACAGATAAAATCATTTCACTTTTTAATCAAAAAACTTCGCAACAAAAAGGAAAGAAATGA
- the fabZ gene encoding 3-hydroxyacyl-ACP dehydratase FabZ — translation MIDIKEIMDILPHRYPFLLVDRVLELIPNEKAVGVKNVTMNEPFFQGHFPGNPVMPGVLIVEAMAQVAGVLAFKSGMEGTGVLFLSIEKVKFRKPIIPGDRIIFEVSVIHRRGGVWKFAGIAKIDEKVATEAEFTAMVTK, via the coding sequence ATGATTGATATCAAAGAAATAATGGATATTCTTCCTCACAGATATCCATTCCTCTTAGTAGACAGAGTTTTAGAACTTATCCCCAATGAAAAAGCAGTAGGAGTAAAAAACGTTACTATGAATGAACCGTTTTTTCAAGGACACTTTCCAGGAAATCCTGTTATGCCTGGAGTACTAATAGTAGAGGCAATGGCTCAGGTAGCAGGTGTTCTTGCATTTAAATCAGGCATGGAAGGGACAGGGGTTCTCTTTTTAAGCATTGAAAAAGTTAAATTTCGTAAACCAATTATACCAGGTGACCGAATCATTTTTGAAGTCAGTGTGATTCACAGAAGAGGAGGAGTCTGGAAGTTTGCAGGTATTGCAAAAATTGATGAAAAAGTGGCAACAGAGGCAGAATTCACAGCAATGGTTACAAAGTGA
- the bamA gene encoding outer membrane protein assembly factor BamA gives MKRPAVLIFFFIFLFSLQSFAQELPVVTAIDIKGLKRIEEAAVKNKISLKLGEVISQEKISEDIKSIYKMGYFEDVKVDIEPFEGGVKVIYSVKEKPTIIKVSFEGNKEYDEDKLKEVVTITAGAIADVTLINDNALRLKAFYESEGYYFAKIVPVLKKKTEEEVELTYVIDEGNKVKIKEIKFEGNKAISSRKIKKVMATSERKFYSFITGSGFYKKYEMLQDLEKIKDLYYDNGYLKISVGEPKIEFSQDKKWMTIMIPISEGPQFKISSVNITGYRDNKEGTELKELIKLKAGEIFSKAKMRKDVEAITSFYSDKGYALVSVSPDVIPNEEKLTVDVTYNVKPGDKFTIGRVNISGNVKTIDKVIRREVRVDEGDEYSASKIQKSKKRLEDLQYFETVDINQKPDPDKKTVDLDVNVKEKATGFLTIGGGYSSIDNLIGMVDVTQNNLFGKGYSLTLRGELGGRSSYYTLAFRDPWFLDKPLLFGINLYRQKREYVNYTRDATGLSLTFGKRYGEDWSASITYDIEKSNVTDVDEDADAVIKDMQGNLLTSAVTFQIINDTRDSYIDPSKGRRYSLSLTTAGLGGDTGFWKSLLDLGWYIPIFEESTLHLRGRLGMSDTLFGKKYPLYERFYIGGLDTIRGVGYGEAGPKDSKNEPIGAKRAMIFNIEYLFPIVAEMKLKGLIFVDMGKGYNEAEKFGSDIKYTSGFGFRWFSPLGPVKIDYGINLNKKEGESKSKIEFGFGSFF, from the coding sequence ATGAAAAGACCAGCAGTGCTTATATTTTTTTTCATTTTTTTATTTTCATTGCAATCTTTTGCACAGGAACTTCCTGTAGTTACAGCCATTGATATAAAAGGACTTAAAAGAATTGAAGAAGCTGCGGTAAAAAATAAGATTTCTCTTAAACTTGGAGAGGTTATTTCTCAAGAAAAAATCTCTGAAGATATAAAATCAATTTATAAAATGGGCTATTTTGAAGATGTCAAAGTTGATATTGAACCCTTTGAGGGTGGAGTAAAAGTAATATATTCTGTTAAAGAAAAACCAACAATTATAAAGGTAAGCTTTGAAGGAAATAAAGAGTACGATGAAGATAAATTGAAAGAGGTTGTTACAATTACCGCAGGTGCTATAGCAGATGTAACTCTTATAAATGACAATGCTCTCAGACTTAAAGCATTTTATGAATCTGAGGGTTATTATTTCGCAAAGATTGTTCCTGTATTAAAGAAAAAAACAGAGGAAGAAGTTGAGCTTACATATGTAATAGATGAAGGTAACAAAGTCAAAATAAAAGAGATAAAGTTTGAAGGAAATAAAGCAATCTCGTCAAGAAAAATTAAAAAAGTAATGGCAACATCTGAAAGAAAGTTTTATTCATTTATTACAGGAAGTGGCTTTTATAAAAAGTACGAAATGTTACAGGATCTTGAAAAAATAAAGGACCTATACTACGACAATGGATACCTTAAAATCTCAGTTGGAGAACCTAAAATAGAGTTTTCCCAAGATAAAAAATGGATGACAATAATGATTCCGATTTCTGAAGGACCTCAATTTAAAATCTCTTCAGTAAATATCACAGGATACAGAGACAATAAAGAAGGAACAGAGCTTAAGGAACTCATAAAGCTAAAAGCAGGAGAAATATTCAGTAAAGCAAAAATGCGTAAAGATGTTGAAGCAATAACTTCGTTTTATTCAGACAAGGGATATGCTCTTGTAAGTGTTTCTCCTGATGTTATTCCAAATGAAGAAAAATTAACAGTTGATGTGACATATAATGTTAAGCCAGGTGATAAGTTTACTATTGGAAGAGTAAATATTTCAGGAAACGTTAAAACAATTGACAAAGTAATAAGAAGAGAAGTCAGAGTTGATGAAGGTGATGAGTATTCTGCATCAAAAATACAAAAAAGCAAAAAAAGACTTGAAGACCTTCAGTACTTTGAGACAGTTGATATAAATCAGAAACCTGATCCTGATAAAAAAACTGTTGACCTTGATGTGAATGTAAAAGAAAAAGCAACAGGATTTTTGACAATAGGTGGTGGATATAGCTCAATTGATAACCTTATAGGTATGGTTGATGTAACCCAAAACAATCTTTTTGGTAAGGGTTACTCTTTAACTCTTAGAGGAGAGCTTGGAGGAAGAAGTTCTTACTATACTCTTGCTTTTAGAGACCCATGGTTTTTGGATAAACCTCTTCTTTTCGGAATAAATCTTTATAGGCAGAAAAGAGAGTACGTTAACTATACAAGAGATGCAACAGGGCTTTCTCTCACATTTGGCAAAAGATATGGAGAGGACTGGTCTGCTTCAATCACCTATGATATTGAAAAATCAAATGTTACAGATGTTGATGAAGATGCTGATGCAGTAATAAAAGATATGCAGGGTAATCTTCTTACAAGTGCTGTCACGTTTCAGATTATAAATGATACCCGAGATAGTTATATTGACCCAAGCAAAGGAAGAAGGTATTCTTTGAGCTTAACTACTGCAGGACTGGGAGGAGACACGGGTTTCTGGAAAAGCTTGCTTGACCTTGGCTGGTATATACCAATATTTGAGGAATCAACCTTACATTTAAGAGGAAGACTCGGAATGTCTGATACTCTTTTTGGCAAGAAATATCCGCTCTATGAAAGGTTTTATATTGGTGGTCTTGATACAATAAGAGGTGTGGGATATGGAGAGGCAGGACCAAAAGACAGCAAAAATGAACCAATTGGAGCAAAAAGAGCAATGATATTCAATATTGAATATCTTTTTCCTATAGTGGCTGAAATGAAGCTTAAAGGACTTATATTTGTTGATATGGGTAAGGGATATAATGAGGCAGAAAAATTTGGTTCTGATATAAAATATACATCTGGATTCGGTTTTAGATGGTTTTCACCGCTCGGACCTGTCAAAATAGACTATGGAATAAATCTCAATAAAAAGGAAGGAGAGTCCAAATCCAAGATTGAATTTGGATTTGGTTCATTTTTCTAA
- the lpxA gene encoding acyl-ACP--UDP-N-acetylglucosamine O-acyltransferase has product MNEIHKTAIISPKAEIDKEVVIGPYCIIGDNVKIGRGTRLINHVQIEGITEIGQNCTIFPFTTIGFPPQDIKYKGEPTGVKIGNNNTIREYVTIHRASVAGDGWTVIGDSNFIMAYVHIAHDCKIGNSVIMANLATLAGHVQVEDFAFIGGLVAIHQFTRIGAYAMIGGFSGVGQDVPPFTMASGPRAKLYGLNSVGLKRRGFSDETINILKKAYKILFRDKLQLKEAIDKVKKELPQIPEIIHLLEFIEANKRGICR; this is encoded by the coding sequence ATGAATGAGATACATAAAACTGCAATTATTAGCCCAAAAGCAGAAATAGATAAAGAAGTAGTTATAGGCCCTTACTGCATAATTGGAGACAATGTTAAGATAGGCAGAGGCACACGCCTCATAAATCATGTGCAGATTGAAGGTATAACAGAAATAGGACAGAACTGCACTATATTCCCATTTACAACAATTGGATTTCCCCCACAAGATATTAAATATAAAGGAGAACCAACAGGAGTTAAAATTGGTAATAACAACACAATCAGAGAATATGTAACAATTCATAGAGCATCAGTTGCAGGAGATGGCTGGACAGTAATTGGAGATAGTAACTTTATAATGGCTTATGTGCATATTGCACATGACTGTAAAATAGGAAACTCTGTGATTATGGCAAATCTTGCAACTCTGGCAGGTCATGTTCAGGTTGAAGATTTTGCATTTATTGGTGGATTAGTAGCTATCCATCAGTTTACAAGAATAGGTGCTTATGCTATGATAGGAGGTTTTAGTGGAGTTGGACAGGATGTGCCTCCATTTACCATGGCTTCTGGACCAAGAGCCAAGCTTTATGGATTAAACTCTGTAGGACTTAAAAGAAGAGGATTTAGTGATGAAACTATTAATATATTAAAAAAAGCTTATAAAATTTTATTCAGAGATAAACTTCAGTTAAAAGAAGCAATTGATAAAGTCAAAAAAGAACTTCCTCAGATTCCTGAAATTATACACCTATTAGAATTCATAGAAGCAAATAAAAGAGGAATATGCAGATAG
- a CDS encoding mannose-1-phosphate guanylyltransferase/mannose-6-phosphate isomerase, which yields MKFIVLAGGSGTRLWPMSRKNFPKQFLKFSISKHDEHESFFQKTIKRICCYPDADIFIVTNEKHKFYVINQLEELANKLTNKPKIEIVIEPVSKNTAPAIALAIRYAIEKGISQDEIFFVCPSDHLIKPDEKFIEFIKASEECAKKETIVTFGIKPTRPETGYGYIKVKSQPAEFGNFYKVEKFVEKPDFDNAKRYIKEGNYYWNSGMFTFKVNTIIEDFKKYTPQLGELFEKSYDEALKEFQNLSDISIDYAIMEKTEKGMLLPLDIFWSDIGSWESLYDVLDKDPTGNAIVGDCVNIETNGSLIIGNKRFITTLGIQDMVVVETEDALLIAKKGECQKVKDIVKILSEKALPQVEEHVTVYRPWGSYTLLEKGLRYKIKRISVKPGETLSLQMHHHRSEHWVVVKGTAKVKIGDREQFVHENESVYVPKSTLHRLENPGKIPLEIIEVQVGEYVEEDDIKRVEDVYGRQDI from the coding sequence ATGAAATTTATAGTTCTCGCAGGAGGCTCTGGAACAAGGCTATGGCCTATGTCAAGGAAAAACTTTCCAAAACAGTTTCTAAAGTTTTCAATTTCAAAACATGATGAACATGAAAGTTTCTTTCAGAAGACTATAAAAAGAATATGTTGCTATCCAGATGCAGATATTTTCATTGTAACAAATGAGAAACATAAGTTTTATGTTATTAATCAATTAGAAGAGTTAGCAAATAAACTAACAAATAAGCCAAAAATTGAGATTGTAATTGAACCTGTGTCAAAAAATACAGCACCTGCAATTGCTCTTGCAATAAGATATGCAATAGAAAAAGGAATCTCTCAAGATGAGATATTCTTTGTTTGTCCCTCGGACCACTTAATTAAACCAGATGAAAAATTTATTGAATTCATTAAAGCTTCGGAAGAATGTGCTAAAAAAGAAACTATTGTAACATTCGGCATAAAACCAACTCGTCCTGAAACAGGCTATGGATACATAAAAGTAAAAAGTCAGCCTGCAGAATTCGGAAATTTCTATAAGGTTGAAAAATTTGTGGAAAAACCCGATTTTGATAATGCAAAAAGATATATTAAAGAAGGAAACTACTACTGGAATTCAGGAATGTTTACATTTAAAGTTAATACAATAATTGAGGATTTTAAGAAGTATACACCCCAATTGGGAGAATTATTTGAAAAATCATATGATGAAGCTTTGAAAGAGTTTCAAAATCTGTCAGACATCTCTATTGATTATGCAATTATGGAAAAAACTGAAAAAGGAATGCTCCTTCCACTTGATATATTCTGGTCTGATATAGGTTCATGGGAAAGTTTATATGATGTTTTAGATAAAGACCCAACTGGTAATGCAATAGTAGGTGATTGCGTAAATATAGAGACAAATGGAAGCCTTATTATAGGTAACAAAAGATTTATTACTACCTTAGGTATTCAGGATATGGTAGTTGTTGAAACAGAAGATGCTTTGCTAATTGCAAAAAAAGGAGAATGCCAGAAAGTCAAAGATATCGTAAAAATTCTTTCTGAAAAAGCGCTTCCACAGGTTGAAGAGCATGTAACAGTTTACAGGCCGTGGGGAAGCTATACTCTACTTGAGAAAGGGTTAAGATATAAAATAAAGAGAATATCAGTAAAACCAGGAGAAACACTATCTCTTCAAATGCATCATCATCGTTCTGAACACTGGGTTGTTGTAAAGGGAACTGCAAAAGTAAAAATTGGCGACAGAGAACAGTTTGTTCATGAAAATGAATCAGTATATGTTCCCAAAAGCACGCTTCATAGGCTTGAAAACCCAGGGAAAATTCCTCTTGAAATAATTGAAGTTCAGGTAGGAGAGTATGTGGAAGAAGATGATATAAAAAGAGTTGAGGATGTTTATGGAAGACAGGATATTTAG
- a CDS encoding LpxI family protein, translated as MQIGVIAGGGCLPLIVTNELKKRGYKVITVALEGLADDALSNHSDVFESINIGKAGQIIDFLKNNNVKEVILTGKVPKKLIFERKTIKPDMRALKMLFSAKIRGDNELLKLVEKELLTEGIKIAEISEFCPELITPEGVLTRKKPTKEEWKDIEYGFKIAKKIGELDIGQTVVVKERSVIAVEAIEGTDETILRAGRFVKNSIVVKVSKPQQDLRLDPPAAGVDTIVIMGKANAKILALEAGKTFLIERDKLIEKANEINIIVVGVKQP; from the coding sequence ATGCAGATAGGAGTAATTGCAGGAGGAGGTTGTCTCCCTCTTATAGTTACAAATGAACTCAAAAAAAGAGGTTATAAAGTCATAACTGTTGCATTAGAAGGACTTGCCGATGATGCACTATCAAATCATAGCGATGTATTTGAATCAATAAATATTGGCAAAGCAGGACAGATTATAGATTTTTTAAAAAATAATAATGTTAAAGAGGTGATTTTAACAGGCAAGGTACCTAAAAAACTTATTTTTGAAAGAAAAACAATCAAGCCTGACATGAGAGCATTAAAGATGCTTTTTTCAGCTAAAATTAGAGGAGACAATGAACTTCTTAAACTTGTTGAAAAAGAATTATTAACAGAGGGAATAAAAATAGCAGAAATATCTGAATTTTGTCCTGAACTTATAACTCCTGAAGGAGTTCTTACAAGAAAAAAACCTACAAAAGAGGAATGGAAAGATATTGAATATGGTTTTAAAATTGCAAAAAAAATCGGAGAACTTGATATAGGACAGACAGTGGTGGTAAAAGAAAGGTCAGTAATTGCTGTGGAAGCAATAGAAGGAACAGATGAAACAATTTTAAGAGCTGGAAGATTTGTAAAAAACTCCATTGTAGTAAAAGTCAGCAAACCTCAGCAGGATTTAAGGCTTGACCCTCCTGCTGCTGGAGTAGATACAATAGTAATTATGGGAAAAGCCAATGCTAAAATTTTAGCACTTGAAGCAGGCAAAACTTTTTTAATAGAACGAGATAAACTTATTGAAAAAGCTAATGAAATTAATATAATTGTAGTAGGTGTCAAACAACCTTGA
- a CDS encoding riboflavin synthase, giving the protein MFTGIIVELGKIHEVRKLAQGARLKVFSKKLIDNSNIGDSISVNGVCLTICEMDTSKNIISFDVSHETLQKTTLGELKKDEYVNLEPALTLNTRLGGHLVSGHVEGIGKIRKIEKIGNDLKIEIEAPEEILRYCIKKGSITVDGISLTIVDILSDSFTVVVIPHTANMTTIGLKKVGDKVNLESDIIAKYVEKFVNQSVNVKEERLLGKLRDYGYI; this is encoded by the coding sequence ATGTTTACTGGAATTATTGTTGAACTTGGAAAAATTCATGAAGTTCGAAAACTTGCTCAGGGAGCAAGGCTGAAGGTATTTTCAAAAAAACTGATAGATAATTCAAATATAGGTGACAGCATATCTGTAAACGGAGTCTGCCTTACAATTTGTGAGATGGATACATCAAAAAATATAATTTCTTTTGATGTATCACATGAAACACTACAAAAAACCACACTTGGAGAACTTAAAAAAGACGAATATGTTAATTTAGAGCCTGCACTAACTCTTAATACAAGACTTGGAGGACATCTTGTAAGCGGACATGTTGAGGGAATTGGTAAAATAAGAAAAATTGAAAAAATAGGTAATGATTTAAAAATAGAGATTGAAGCTCCAGAAGAAATTCTTAGATATTGCATTAAAAAAGGTTCAATTACTGTAGATGGCATAAGTCTTACAATTGTGGATATTTTATCAGACTCATTTACAGTTGTAGTTATACCTCATACTGCTAATATGACAACAATAGGACTTAAAAAAGTTGGAGACAAAGTTAACCTTGAATCTGATATAATTGCTAAATATGTAGAAAAATTTGTAAATCAGTCAGTTAATGTTAAAGAAGAGCGACTTCTTGGGAAACTAAGGGACTATGGATATATTTAA
- a CDS encoding phosphomannomutase/phosphoglucomutase produces the protein MEDRIFREYDIRGIYGEDLTEEISYLIGKAFVSLVFKELKRMPRKISVGMDARFSSETLKKELLKGITECGVDVIDIGLCPTPLQYFSLFTLPVDAGIMITGSHNPPEFNGFKLSIGKETIYGEKIRRLKKIIEKKDFINFNKTGKIEKYNITDDYINYMLSGFTSFEGIKVVVDSGNGTAGLVAPVILKKLGAEVYELYSEPDGRFPNHHPDPVVLENMEDLIQTVINKKAHLGIGFDGDADRIGVIDESGDVVWGDRLMIIFAKDILEENKGAKIIGEVKCSKVMYEEIAKAGGIPVMWKTGHSLIKKKMKEEGALLAGEMSGHIFFSDKYFGFDDAIYASLRLVEIVKKAGKPYGIKKLLCGVKTMQSTPEIRIDCIDEKKFMIVEKIKDYFQKFECNFIDGVRINFKKGWALIRASNTQPALVLRFEAETEDDLEEIKSIVHQKLFEVFQFFKIL, from the coding sequence ATGGAAGACAGGATATTTAGAGAATATGACATAAGAGGCATTTATGGAGAAGACCTTACAGAGGAAATTTCTTATCTAATTGGAAAAGCCTTTGTTTCACTGGTATTCAAAGAACTAAAAAGAATGCCCCGAAAAATCTCAGTTGGAATGGATGCAAGATTTTCGTCTGAAACTCTCAAAAAAGAATTACTCAAAGGAATTACAGAATGCGGCGTAGATGTTATTGATATAGGGTTATGTCCTACTCCACTTCAGTATTTTTCGCTTTTTACACTTCCTGTGGATGCAGGAATAATGATAACTGGAAGCCACAACCCACCTGAATTTAACGGATTTAAACTCAGTATAGGCAAAGAGACCATTTATGGTGAAAAAATCAGAAGATTAAAAAAAATTATAGAAAAAAAGGATTTTATTAATTTTAATAAAACAGGAAAAATTGAAAAATACAACATAACAGATGATTATATTAATTACATGTTAAGCGGTTTTACTTCTTTTGAGGGGATAAAAGTTGTTGTTGACTCAGGAAATGGCACAGCTGGATTGGTTGCTCCTGTGATTCTAAAAAAACTTGGCGCTGAAGTATATGAACTCTATAGTGAGCCTGATGGCAGATTTCCAAATCATCATCCTGATCCTGTGGTTCTTGAAAACATGGAAGATTTAATACAAACTGTTATAAATAAAAAAGCCCATCTTGGTATAGGATTTGATGGTGATGCAGACCGTATAGGAGTTATTGATGAATCAGGTGATGTTGTATGGGGAGATAGGTTAATGATTATATTTGCCAAAGATATTTTAGAAGAAAATAAAGGAGCAAAAATAATTGGCGAAGTAAAATGCTCAAAAGTAATGTATGAAGAAATTGCTAAAGCAGGTGGCATTCCAGTTATGTGGAAAACAGGACATTCTCTTATAAAGAAAAAAATGAAGGAAGAAGGAGCACTCCTTGCAGGCGAGATGAGCGGGCATATATTTTTCAGTGATAAGTATTTTGGATTTGATGACGCAATATATGCATCATTAAGATTAGTAGAAATAGTAAAAAAAGCTGGTAAACCATATGGCATAAAAAAACTTCTATGTGGAGTAAAAACAATGCAAAGCACTCCAGAAATAAGAATTGATTGTATAGATGAAAAAAAGTTTATGATTGTAGAAAAAATTAAGGATTATTTCCAGAAATTTGAATGTAATTTTATAGATGGAGTAAGAATAAATTTCAAAAAAGGCTGGGCATTAATAAGAGCGTCTAATACTCAGCCTGCCTTAGTTTTAAGATTTGAAGCTGAAACAGAAGATGACCTTGAAGAGATTAAATCTATTGTTCATCAGAAGCTTTTTGAAGTGTTTCAATTTTTTAAAATATTATGA
- the lepB gene encoding signal peptidase I — protein MTGKKILEYVKSIGIAILIALFIRAYIVQAFKIPSGSMIPTLLIGDHLLVNKFIYGVNPPLSDEKILVFETPKRGDIIVFKYPEDPSRDFIKRVIGVEGDTVEIKNKKVFVNGIELKEPYARHTDSYIHPRELDPRDNFGPIKVPPHKLFVMGDNRDQSYDSRFWGFVDLKDVKGKAFIIYWSWDNDNHKPRLQRIGKLIK, from the coding sequence ATGACAGGTAAAAAAATTCTTGAATATGTAAAAAGTATCGGAATTGCCATATTAATTGCTTTATTTATAAGAGCGTACATTGTTCAAGCCTTTAAAATACCTTCTGGGTCAATGATTCCAACGCTGTTGATAGGGGATCATCTTCTTGTAAATAAATTCATATATGGAGTCAATCCGCCGCTATCAGATGAAAAAATTTTAGTTTTTGAAACTCCTAAGAGAGGAGATATAATAGTGTTCAAGTATCCTGAAGACCCGAGTAGAGATTTTATAAAAAGAGTAATAGGAGTTGAAGGAGACACTGTGGAGATAAAAAATAAAAAAGTCTTCGTTAATGGAATTGAACTTAAAGAGCCCTATGCAAGACATACGGATTCATATATTCATCCAAGAGAGCTTGATCCGAGGGATAATTTTGGACCAATTAAGGTCCCTCCTCATAAACTTTTTGTAATGGGAGACAACAGGGATCAGAGCTATGATAGCCGTTTTTGGGGTTTTGTTGATTTAAAAGATGTAAAAGGCAAAGCATTTATTATATACTGGTCATGGGACAATGATAATCATAAACCAAGACTTCAAAGGATTGGTAAACTTATAAAGTAA
- the lpxD gene encoding UDP-3-O-(3-hydroxymyristoyl)glucosamine N-acyltransferase, producing the protein MKLSEIAHFFNAKIEGDSEIEISGIKGFEDAQEGDITYIASSKYAELAKNSKASAFIVKEKIPNLNKPQLITENPQFVFAKLLEMFYVKPQPCKGISEKSIVASTAQIGKNVTVYPFVYIDENVTIGDNTIIYPFTFIGKETLIGSDCVIYPNVTVRERVKIGNRVIIHAGTQIGSDGFGYIFHEGKHHKIPQVGGVIIEDDVEIGACVTIDRATTGNTFIGKGTKIDNLVQIAHNVKIGQNVIIVAQVGIAGSSQVGDGCILAGQVGISDHVEIEAGTIITAQSGVMPGKVQKGVFSGSPIMPHREWLRTNAIFQKLPELYKKIRELEERIKQLEKQKTIE; encoded by the coding sequence ATGAAGCTTTCTGAAATAGCACATTTTTTTAATGCAAAAATTGAGGGAGATTCTGAAATTGAAATATCAGGGATAAAAGGCTTTGAAGATGCTCAAGAAGGCGATATTACATATATAGCAAGTTCAAAATATGCTGAGCTTGCCAAAAATAGTAAAGCTTCTGCATTTATTGTAAAAGAAAAAATTCCAAATCTGAACAAACCTCAGCTTATTACTGAAAATCCTCAATTTGTTTTTGCAAAACTTCTTGAAATGTTTTATGTAAAACCACAGCCATGTAAAGGAATAAGCGAAAAATCAATTGTCGCTTCTACTGCTCAGATAGGTAAAAATGTAACAGTCTATCCTTTTGTTTATATTGATGAGAATGTAACAATAGGAGACAATACTATAATTTACCCTTTCACATTTATTGGCAAAGAAACATTAATAGGTTCTGACTGTGTGATTTATCCCAATGTAACAGTAAGAGAAAGAGTTAAAATCGGCAATAGAGTAATAATTCATGCAGGAACTCAGATTGGTTCTGACGGTTTTGGATACATTTTTCACGAAGGTAAGCATCATAAGATTCCCCAGGTGGGAGGTGTAATTATTGAGGATGATGTTGAAATAGGAGCTTGTGTAACCATAGATAGGGCTACAACTGGAAATACTTTTATTGGAAAAGGAACAAAGATTGATAATCTTGTTCAGATTGCTCATAATGTAAAAATTGGTCAAAATGTGATAATCGTAGCTCAGGTTGGAATTGCAGGAAGTTCTCAAGTAGGAGATGGATGTATACTTGCAGGACAGGTTGGTATTTCGGATCATGTAGAAATTGAAGCAGGAACAATAATCACAGCTCAATCAGGAGTTATGCCTGGAAAAGTTCAAAAAGGTGTATTTTCTGGCTCACCTATCATGCCTCATAGGGAATGGCTTAGAACAAATGCAATTTTTCAGAAACTTCCAGAACTTTATAAAAAGATAAGAGAACTTGAAGAAAGAATTAAACAACTTGAAAAACAAAAAACTATTGAATAA